A window of Castanea sativa cultivar Marrone di Chiusa Pesio chromosome 1, ASM4071231v1 contains these coding sequences:
- the LOC142622310 gene encoding NAC domain-containing protein 30 produces the protein MEMESCVPPGFRFHPTEEELVGYYLRRKINSLKIDLDVIADIDLYKMEPWDIQDRCKLGYDEQNEWYFFSHKDKKYPTGTRTNRATAAGFWKATGRDKAVLSKNRIIGMRKTLVFYKGRAPNGRKTDWIMHEYRLQTSEHGPLQEEGWVVCRAFKKPTPNYRQGFEAWNAYYVRDNSQVMPPSYSHISSTIQAFNPNQATTFHEPITSLQQEPVCNHTLLDNQLVELPRLDSPSLSTSLATKEGFQHNGIANNEDFDGISSQYVDWKNLDDLLASQFTGTTSYPNLPLISQNNELGAQNNDSHLLGCFPDL, from the exons ATGGAGATGGAGTCTTGTGTCCCACCTGGCTTTAGATTTCACCCAACCGAGGAAGAACTTGTGGGTTACTACCTCAGGAGAAAGATTAACTCTCTGAAAATCGATCTAGATGTTATTGCTGACATTGATCTCTACAAAATGGAGCCATGGGACATTCAAG ACAGATGCAAGCTAGGCTATGATGAACAAAATGAGTGGTACTTCTTCAGTCATAAAGATAAGAAGTACCCAACAGGAACGAGGACTAACAGAGCCACTGCTGCTGGATTCTGGAAAGCAACTGGGAGAGACAAGGCTGTGCTCTCAAAGAACAGAATCATTGGGATGAGAAAAACTCTGGTGTTCTACAAGGGACGAGCACCCAATGGTAGGAAAACAGATTGGATCATGCATGAATATCGCCTCCAAACATCTGAACATGGACCTCTTCAG GAAGAAGGATGGGTGGTGTGTCGGGCATTCAAAAAGCCCACTCCTAATTACAGACAAGGTTTCGAAGCTTGGAACGCTTACTATGTCAGAGATAACAGCCAAGTTATGCCTCCATCATATTCACATATATCAAGTACAATTCAAGCGTTTAATCCAAATCAAGCGACAACTTTTCATGAACCCATTACTTCATTACAGCAAGAGCCTGTTTGCAACCATACTCTTTTGGACAACCAACTTGTTGAGCTACCACGACTAGATAGCCCTTCTTTATCAACTAGTTTGGCAACAAAAGAAGGTTTCCAGCATAATGGTATAGCCAATAATGAAGATTTCGATGGTATCAGCAGCCAGTATGTGGATTGGAAAAATCTGGATGATTTACTCGCATCACAATTTACTGGCACAACTTCCTATCCAAACTTGCCATTAATATCCCAGAACAATGAACTAGGAGCTCAAAATAATGATAGCCATCTCCTTGGATGCTTTCCTGACTTATAA